In the genome of Streptomyces sp. Q6, the window CCTACGAGTTCGTGCCCGGCCGCTCCAGCAAGTTCCCCGGCCGCTCGTTCACCAAGCACGACGTGTACTTCACGGAGTACAAGAAGTGCGAGCAGTACGCGAGCGACAACCCGGCGTCCGGCTGCGGCGGCACAAGTGTGGACAAGTGGGTGACGGGACAGACCCTGAAGCACCCGATCACCTGGGTCAACATCGGGTTCCACCACATCGCCCGGGACGAGGACCAGCAGCCGATGCCGGTGCACTGGCAGGGCTTCTCCCTGGCCCCCAGGGACGTGACCGCTATGAATCCGCTCACTCCGGCGGACCTGGCGGGCCAGAACGGCGTTCCCGGAAACGGTAGTTGAGAAACTCTCCTCTCTATCCGGCTGCACCGCCGACCGCTCCCGGAGTACCCTTCCTTGATCGTTGCTGGGGGAGTGCTCGACAAAAAGCTCGGGGGAGCGGAAGGCGGTGCGGAGCGGGTGAGCTCGGGAGGGCTGGAGCTGCCCCCTGGTGACGACGGTCACGAGGGCCAGGACAGCCAGGAGACAGCCTCCACGGACATCCCGCCCGGAGCGGTGTCGCTGGCTCGGCCCATGGACATCGGGGCGCAGATCGGCCCCGAACTGGACTGGGGCACCGACGCATGGCGTGAGGTCCGTACGCGCGCCCAACGAGCCGGCCGCGCCTATATCTGGCTGAACCTGGTCGAGCAGCGGCTGCGCGCGGTCGTCGCGGCCGTCCTGCGCCCCATCTACGAACCGGTCAACGGGGACGACTGGGTCGTCGCCGCCGCCGGACCCGCCGGGCAGGAGTGGGTGCAGCGGGCCGTCGCCGTGCGCGAGGTCAGCCGCCGCAAGGGCTACCTCCTCGACCCCGCCGACGACAACGTCCTGTCGTTCCTGACCCTCCCGCAGCTGCGGGAGCTGATGGTCCAGCACTGGCCGTGCTTCGAGCCCTACTTCGACGACCGGCGCGACGTCGAGCTCGCCCTCGACGAGCTGGAGGTCACGCGCAACGTCGTCTCCCGCAACCGCGCCCTGTCCGAGACGGTCCTCGCCCAGGCCGAGCGGGCCTCCTCCCGGCTCCTGGACATACTGCGCGCCGGTTCGGACGTCCCGTCGGCCCGCCGGCTGCCCGTCGACGCCGTCGAGGAGATGGTGGGCGACCGGTACGCGGACGTCGTGGGCGTCCACTCCGACCGGGTACGGCTGCTGCGCCAGCTCCCCGCCGAGGACCTCTTCGGCGGCGCGCGGCGCCTCGACGCGATCGGGATAGGCCTCAACCTGCTGGTCCAGAACTTCTCGGGGCGCCGCCTCATGCGCCTCGCCGAGTCGGGCTGCCGGACCCGGCTGCTGTTCCTGAACCCCGCGTCCAGCGCGGTCAAACGGCGCGAAAGGGAACTCGGGATCAAACGCGGCGAGTTGGGCCGTGCCGTCGAGATGAACATCCTGCACATGCGGCGCGTACGGGCCCGCCTCAGGGATCCCGCCGCCTTCGAGATCCAGGTCTTCGACGAGACGCCGCGCTTCACCGCGTACCTCGTGGACGGCGACGGCTCCGACGGCCTCGCGGTGGTCCAGTCGTATCTGCGCCGCACGCGCGGGATGGAAGCCCCGGTCCTGGTGCTGCGCGGCGGCGGCCGGGTGGTGCGGGCGGGCGCCTCGGCCGACACCGGGGAGAACGGACTGTTCGTGACATACCGCGACGAGTTCGAGCAGGCGTGGGCCGACGGGCGCCCGGTGTCGTAGCCGCCGGGTCCGCCGGGGGACGGGTGCCGGACCGATTGTCAGTGGCCCGTGCGAGGGTGATGGTCACTGGGGGAACGCACCACGAAGAAGGGGGCTGCCATGGGCTGGCACCGGGAGCTGTTGATCGGCTTCGACCTGGAGACGACCGGGACCGATCCGCGCGAGGCGCGCATCGTCACCGGCGCCGTCATAGAGGTCAGGGACGGCGCCGTCCTCGGCCACCGGCAATGGCTCGCCGACCCCGGGGTGCCGATCCCCGACGAGGCGGTCGCGGTCCACGGCATCAGCAACGAACGAGCGGCGGCGGACGGTGAGCCGGCCGACCGCGTGGCCGACGCCATCGCCGAGGTCCTCGTCGGGTACTGGCGCACCGGCGTCCCGGTGGTCGCGTACAACGCGACGTTCGACCTGACCCTGCTCTCCGCCGAACTGGCCAGACACGGCCTGCCCTCGCTGCGCGAGCGGCTCGGCGGCATGGACCCCGCGCCGGTCGTCGACCCTTACACGATCGACCGGAGCGTGGACCGCTACCGCCGCGGCAAGCGCAACCTGGAGGCGGTGTGCACCGAGTACGGGGTCACGCTCGCCGCCGCCCATGACGCGTCGGCGGACGCGCTGGCCGCTGCGCTGCTCGCCCGCGCGATAGGTGAGCGCCATGCGAAGGTCGCGGCGCTCGGCGTGGCCGACCTGCATCGCCGGCAGGTGGAGTGGTACGCGGAGTGGGCGGCCGACTTCCAGAGCTTCCTGCGGCGCAAGGGCGATGCGGGGGCTGTGGTGGATCCTGTGTGGCCCGTACGGATCCTGGATCTGGCGGTGGGGGGATAGCGGAGTTCCTGGACTCCGGCCGGCCGGACCGTGGGTCCTTGACGCCGGTGGAACGGTGGCTTTCGCGCCGTCGCACGGAGGGCTGCGCCCCCGGACCCCCGGCCCTCGATCGCCGGACGGGCTTGATCGGCGGCTCAGAACGGGTACCAGCGCACCTCGGGGTCGCCGTCCCGCAGTGATGCCACCCTGCGCCGGAACTCCGTCAGAGCCTTCGGGTTGCTGGGCGCGTGCTGGGCGACCCACGCGCAGGACGCCGTCTCCCGGGCCCCGCGCAGCACGCCGCACCCGTCCCACTCCCGCACGTCCCACCCGTACGCGGACACGAAGCCGTCGTAGGCCTCCGCGGGCAGCCCGTACCGGTCCCGGGACAGCGCCATGACCACCAGGTCGTGCTCGCGCAGATCCGCCGAAAACGTCTCCAGGTCGACCAGGACCGGTCCGTCGGGCCCGATGTGCACGTTGCGCGGCAGGGCGTCACCGTGGATCGGTCCGACGGGCAGCCGGGGCGTCAGCGCGGCGGCGGCCGCGGCGAAACCGTCGCGCCGCTCCCGCAGATAGTCCGCGTCGGCCGGGTCGATCGCGTCGCCCGCGAGCCGCAGCCACCGCTCGACGCCGCCCAGCAACTCCCGCCGGGGCAGCGTGAACCCGGTCGGCGCGGGCAGCGCGTGCACCCGCGTGAGGAGCTCGGCGAGATCGCGCGGCTCGGCGGGGCGCACGGCCGCCGGGATCCGGTGCCACACGGTGACCGGGTGCCCGTCGACGAGCAGCGGTTCCGCCTTCGCCGCGCGGACGGCGGGGACGTCGTGGTCCGCGAGATAGGAGGCGATGGCCAGTTCGCGGCGGGCCCGGTCGAGGAGCTCGGGCCCGGCCTGCTCGATGCTGCGGCCCACCTTGACGACGAGGTCACCGGCGGCGAACACCGCGTTCTCGCCGAGGGCGATCAGCTCCGCGGCGGCCGCGGGGCCCTCCACGACACCGGCCCGCGCCAGCACGTCCCGTGCCCGTGCCTCGTCCATCCTCTTGCCTCCCACGTCTCACCTGGTACGGGGCCCAGTCTCGCACCCGCTGTCACGCGCCCGCCCGGGTGGTGGCCCCGCGAGAACCGGCGGGCGGCGCCGGCCTGCGGGCCGCGCTCGTCGGCGAGGCCGCACCGGACCGGTGGCTGAGGATCGGCGGCGGCCTGCACGTTCCATTGGTTGCACGATACGTATCGTCTCGTCTATGGTGAGGCCATGACGAACCCGGAACACACCACGCCCGCGCACATCGCCATGTTCTCCATCGCGGCCCACGGGCACGTGAACCCGAGCCTCGAAGTGATCCGGGAGCTCGTCGCCCGTGGACACCGCGTCACCTACGCGATCCCGCACCTGTTCGAGGAGAAGATCGCCGAGACGGGTGCCGAGCCGGTCCTCTACCGCACCACGCTGCCCGGCCCCGACGACGACCCGGCGGCCTGGGGGACCACGCTCCTCGACAACGTCGAGCCGTTCCTGGACGACGCGATCCAGACACTCCCGCAGCTCATCGAGGCGTACGAAGGGGACGGCGGGGTGGGCGTGCCCGACCTCGTCATCCACGACATCACCTCGTACCCGGCGGGGGTCCTCGCCCACCGCTGGGGCGTGCCCGCGATCACGCTCTCGCCGAACCTCGTCGCCTGGGAGGGGTACGAGGAGGAGGTCGCGAAGCCGATGTGGGCCGAACCCCGGCAGACACCGCGCGGCAAGGCGTACTTCGAGAAGTTCGACGCGTGGCTCAAGGAGTACGGCGTACCGAAGACCGCCGACGAGTTCTGGGGCCGCTACGACCGCACCCTCGTCCTCATCCCCAAAGCTCTCCAGCCCCAGGCCGACCGGGTCGACGAGAAGAAGAACACCTTCGTCGGCGCCTGCCAGGGCGACCGCGCCGCGCAGGGCGACTGGGAGCGCCCCGCGGACGCCGAGCGGGTGCTGCTCGTGTCACTCGGCTCCTCCTTCACCAAGCAGCCGGACTTCTACCGGGAGTGCGTGAAGGCCTTCGGTGATCTGCCGGGCTGGCACGTCGTGCTCCAGGTCGGCAAGCACGTCACCGAGGACGACCTCGGCGCGGTCCCGGCGAACGTCGAGGTGCGGCAGTGGGTGCCGCAGCTCGCGGTCCTCAAGCAGGCCGACGCGTTCCTCACGCACGCCGGCGCCGGCGGCAGCCAGGAGGGGCTCGCCACCGCCACGCCGATGGTCGCCGTACCGCAGGCCGTCGACCAGTTCGGCAACGCGGACATGCTCCAGGGCCTCGGTGTCGCGCGCCACGTCCCGATGGCGGAGGCGGACGCCGAGACGCTGCGCGAGGCCGTCCTCGCGATGGCCGACGACCCTGAGGTGGCGCGCCGCCTCGCCGTGATCCAGCGGGACATGGCGGGTGAGGGCGGCACGAAGCGGGCCGCTGACCTGATCGAGGCCGAGCTGCCCGGATGAGGAACACGCGTCGACGGTTGCGCGCGCGCCCGTGAAGGGCGTGTGCGCATCGGGTCACGGACGGGCCGTTCCATAACGCTCAGGTAACGCCGCGTCGTCGGGGCATTCCTGAAGATCCCTACCCCCTGTACGACGGTTACCCCCTGGTGAAGGTTGTGCCCGTGCGGTCTTGAACTTCCCGAAAACTCCTTTCTAGCGTGAGGTGAACACGCGAAGGAACACGGAAAGTTGGCCGACTTCATGCCCCGAGACATACCGCCGCTGCGTGACGTGCGACGGATCACCCAGAAGAAGCGCGATGCCTGGTGGACCGTGCTGCTCGTCGATCCGATCGCCACGCCGCTCGTGCGGGTCACGGCGCGATGGACGCGCGTCACGCCGAACCAGATCACCTGGGGGGCGCTGATCCTCGGCCTCGGGGCGGCCGCGTGCTTCGCCATGGGGGACTGGCGCTGGCTGATCGCCGGCGCCGTCGTCTACCACCTGAGCTTCGTCCTGGACTGCATGGACGGCAAGGTCGCGCGACTGACCGGGCAGGGTTCCGTGTTCGGCGCCTGGCTCGACTACATCTTCGACCGCGTCCGCGTCATGGCGTGCGCCGTCGCCCTGATGGCCGGCCAGTACCACCGCACCGACGACCTGATCTACATCTGGCTCGCGGTGGTCGTCGTCTTCCTCGACGGGCTGCGGTACATCAACTCGCTGGAGATCTTCAAGACCCGGCACACGATGCGCAAGCAGATCAAGGCCGGGATGCGGGCGGCCCGCGACGCGGAGAACGAGGCGGGCGTCGCCTTCATGGAGGACCTGCTGCGCGCCAACCCGGACGCCGACGTGGAGCAGGACCTCGGCGGGGCCGCGGCCGCCGCCCAGACCGGCGGGGACCCGGCCGTGACGCCGCGCCGCCAGGTCGTCGACCTGCACCAGGAGTTCCGCAGCCGCTTCCCGGTCTATCTGCGCGCCCGCTCCTTCCTGCTGCGCCACCGCATCCGGACGCACCTGGTGAGCGGCATCGAGTTCCAGATGGCCGTCTTCATCGTCGGGCCGCTGCTCGACCAGGTCATCGGAGCGACGGTGGTCGCCGGCGCGCTGCTGCTCGTCTTCGAGCTCGCCATCGTCTACAAGCTGCTGCTGTCCACGCGCGACTTCGGCCGCACGCTCGACTCCTTCGAGAAGGACGGCCTGTCCACCGCCGCGTGATGCGGTCGGCGAACAGGCCGTCGGGGTGGTGGCGAGCCGGGGCCGCGCGTCGTCAGACGCGCGCCTCCTCGCCCTCCCTGTGCTCCTGGTGCGGCGGCGCGGTGAGAGCGTCGGACGCCTCGTCGTGGGTGAGGTCCGGCATCCGCTCCAGCCACTTCGGCAGGTACCAGTTGCGCTCGCCGAGCAGGGCCATCACGGCCGGGAGCAGGACGCCGCGGATGACGGTCGCGTCGATCAGGATGGCGGCCGCCAGGCCCACGCCCATCTGCTTGAAGGACTGCATGGACAGCGTCCCGAAGATGGCGAACACGGCGACCATGATCACGGCGGCGCTCGTCACCACACCGGCCGTCGTGACGACCCCGTGCCGGATGGCGTCCGTGTTCGTACGTCCCTGAAGACGCGCCTCCTTGATCCGCGACACCACGAACACGTGGTAGTCCATCGACAGGCCGAACAGGATCACGAAGAGGAACAGCGGCAGCCACGAGATGATCGCGCCGACGCCCTCGGCGCCGACCAGCGAGGCGCCCCAGCCGTTCTGGAAGACGGCGACGAGAATCCCGTAGGCCGCGCCCACGGACAGCAGGTTGAGCGCGATCGACGTGATCGCCACGGTCAGCGAGCGGAACGACAGGAGCATCAGCAGGAAGGCGAACACGACGACGAACACGAAGACCGGGACGACCGAGCCGACGATCTGGTCGTTGAAGTCCTTCGACCCCGCGACCTGACCGGTGATCGGCGCCTCGACCCCGTCGACCTTCCCGAGCGTGTCGGGCCGCACCTGGTCCCGCAGCAACGCCAGGCTCTTCTCCGCCTGGTCCTGGTCGGACCCGCCGATCAGCGGTACGTCGATGAACGCGACGTTCTGCCGCGCGTGCACCGTCACCTCGACCGGACCGCGTGAGGCACCCGAACTCACCGCCCGCGCACGGAAGTCGGCGATCGCCGAGCGGACGGCGGGCGCGTCGATGTCGTCCGCCTTCACGACCACCTCGGCCGGGTCGGACCCGCCGGGGAACGCCTCGTTGACCCGGTCGTACGTCGCCACGATCGGCAGCGAGTCGCCGAACTCCTGGTCCAGGGTGAGGTTCTGGGTCTTCATGCCGAGCGCGGGCGACGCGATCGCGACGAGCGCGCCCACCGCGACGACGACGGAGACGGCAGGCCGGGCGAGCACGATCGTCAGCACGCGCTGCCACAGCCGGCTGCCCTCGGGGGAGTCGCCCCTCCCGTCGCCCTTGTTCCGGCGGCGCAGGAACGGGACACGGCCCTTCTCCACGCGCTCGCCGAGCAGCGAGAGCAGCGCCGGCAGGACCGTCACCGAGCCCACCATCGCGACCGCCACCACGATCAGCGAGGCGAGGCCCATCGCCTGGAACTCCGCGAGTCCGGTGAACATCATGCCCGCCATCGCCACGCACACCGTGACACCGGAGACGATGATCGCCCGGCCGCTGGTGGCGGCCGCCACGCGCAGCGCGGTCTGCGGGTCGTGGCCCTTCATCCGCTCCTCGCGCTCGCGCCGCAGATAGAACAGGCAGTAGTCGACGCCGACCGCCAACCCCACGAGCAGCATGACCGAGTCGGCGGTCTCGCTCATCGGCTGGAGATGGCTGACGACACCCATCAGGCCCATCGTCGCCATGATCGCCGTGATCGCGAGGGCCACCGGGAGCAGCGCCGCGACGAGCGCGCCGAACGCGATCAGCAGGATGCCGAGCGCCACCGGCACCGCCGAGTACTCGGCGCGCCGGAAGTCGTCGCCGAACGCGTCGTCGAACGTCTTGTCCATGCTGGCGCCGCCGATCTCCTCGATCCGCAGCGCGTCGTGGTCGTCGGCCACACCCGCGACGGCGGCGAGGACCGGCTCGATCCGGTCGGACGCGGTCTCCGGGTCACCGCGCATGTCGAACTGGACGAGCGCGGTGCGGCCGTCCTTCGACACGGTCTGCGACGCGGACGCGTACGGCGAGCGCACATGCGTCACCGCGCCGGTGCCCTCGACGGCCTGGACGACGTCCTCGACGGCGCGCCGGAACTCCGGTGCCGTGGCGCGGAGTTCACCGTCCTTGCTCTGGACGAGCACGGTCTCGCCCACCGGTTCGTCGATGTCCGCGGCCTCGACGATGCTCGCGGCCCGGCCGGTCTCGCCGCTGAGCCCGTCGCCGTCCGAGACGTCCACGCGTCCGGCGGCCGAGCCGAGGCCCATCGCCAGCACGACGAAGAGGACCCAGATCCCCACCGCCGCCCACCGGTGCCGCACGCTCCAGCCGCCCGCCCGGGCGGCGAAGCCCTTCACCCCGTTCCTCGCCATGAGGTCACCTCCGGATTCGAAGGTAGGGGCGGGACCATCGCGGATCGTCGTGCCGGCCGGTGAGGTCGCGCGGGCCGTTCTCGACGCCCAGGAGGACCCAAGCCCCTTACATCTATGCGGGGTTGAGACGCATGGGGATGATCCGTGACGGGCTGATCTGTCCTTTTTATTATTACGAAACCTTGTTGAGTAAGTCACAGGCGCATGAAGGTCTTGATCTGGTCGCGTCAATCGGTCAGGGTTTCGTCTCAACCCCCGGAGATCTTCCGGAGATTGGCCGGGGTCGCACGAAATTGCGCGCCCCCACGCGCGTAGAACCACCCCCCCCACAATCCCCCCACGCACCACGAGGAGACCTCTCTTCATGGCAACTCACCAGCGCGCGCGCTTCGGCGCCGTCAAGCTCACCGCGGCGATAGCCACCGCTGCCACCGCGGTCGGCGTCACCGTCCTCGCGGGCCCCTTCGCCCAGGCCGCGCCCGCCGAGGGCACGGTGTACGGACAGGGCGTCGAGGGCGCCGTGTCCGGCAGCTACATCGTGCTCCTGGACGGCAGGGCGGACACCACCGCCGCCAAGAAGGACCTGGCCAAGGAGTACGGCGGCACGCTGAAGCGGAACTACGACTCGGCCGTCAACGGCTTCTCGGTCAGCGGCCTCTCGCGGACCGAGGCCAAGCGGCTCGCCGCCGCCGGCGGTGTCGACAAGGTCGTCCAGAACAAGACGTTCCACATCGACGCCACCCAGGACGACCCGCCGTCGTGGGGCCTGGACCGCATCGACCAGGCGGACACCGCGGGCGACAACGCGTACACGTACCCCGACAGCGCGGGCGAGGGTGCGACGGCGTACGTCATCGACACCGGCGTCCGCGTCAGCCACAAGGACTTCGGCGGCCGCGCCTCCTACGGCTTCGACGCCGTCGACAACGACGACAGCGCCGACGACGGCAACGGACACGGCACGCACGTCGCCGGCACCATCGCCGGTGAGGCGCACGGCGTCGCCAAGAAGGCGAAGATCGTCGCCGTCCGCGTCCTCGACAACGAGGGCTCCGGCACCACCGAGCAGGTCGTCGCGGGCATCGACTGGGTCACCGAGCACCACCAGGGCCCCTCGGTCGCCAACATGTCGCTCGGCGGCGGCGTCGACGAGGCGCTCGACGCGGCCGTCCAGAAGTCGATCGCGTCGGGCGTCACCTACGCCGTGGCGGCCGGCAACGAGTCGTCCGACGCCGCGCAGTCCAGCCCCGCCCGCGTCCCGGAGGCCATCACCGTCGCCTCCTCCACCAAGGACGACGAGCAGTCCGACTTCTCCAACTACGGCTCCGTCGTGGACCTCTACGCCCCCGGCTCGGACATCACGTCCGACTGGAACACGGGTGACGACGCCACCAACACCATCTCCGGTACGTCGATGGCGACGCCGCACGTTGTCGGCGCCGCCGCGGTCTACCTCGCCGGGCACCCGGACGCGGCTCCGGCCGACGTCGCGAAGGCGCTCACCGACGGGGCCACCCCGGACGCCATCACGAACGCGTCCGAGGGCACCGCGAACAAGCTCCTGAAGCTCACCGAGTAACCCGAGTGACCCGAGTGACGACTCGGGATCCCTGACCGGCGGCCGTCGTGCCCACCCCCACGGGGTGCGGCGGCCGCCCTATCGTGTGCGCATGACTCAGCGGACACGGCCGGATCGGCGGACGGCCCAGCGATACGCGGCGCTGCTGCGCGGCATCAACGTCGGGGGCAACAAGAAGGTGCCGATGGCTCAACTACGGCCCCTGGTCGAGCGGTTGGGGTGCGACGACGTCCGCACGTACCTCCAGAGCGGGAACGTCACCTTCGCGGCGGACGGCGGCGACGAGGAGTCGTGGGCGGCGGCCCTGACCCGCGCGATCGCCGACGAGTTCGGCTTCGCCGTGGACGTCCTCGTACGCGACCACGCCTACCTGAAGGCGATCGTGGCCGCCTGCCCGTTCCCGGCCGCCGAACTGGAGGGCAAGCAGCTCCACGTCACGTACTTCTCGGAACCGGTCACCGAGGAGCGGTTCGCCGCCGTGGACCGCGCGACGTACGCGCCGGAGGACTTCCGGATCGGCGACCGCGCCCTGTATCTCTACGCCCCCGACGGCCTCGGCCGCTCCAGGCTGGCCGAACAGCTGTCGCGGCCCGGCCTGACCAAGGGGCTGATCGCGACCAGCCGCAACTGGAACACGGTCGTCAAACTGGTGGAGCTCACGAGCGGGACGTGAGCGCGTCGAGCCGCGACATGTCCTGCGCGGTGAGCCGCACGGCCGCCGCGGCCACGTTCTCCTCCAGGTGCGCGAGCGAGCCCGTGCCCGGCGTCGGGCACAGCACGGGGGAGTGGTGGAGCAGCCAGGCGAGCGCGATCTGCGACGGGGTCGCGCCGTGCGCCGCCGCGATCTCGGTGAGCGCCTGATGATCCGTCAGCGCGCCGTTGCCCAGCGGGAACCAGGGCAGGAACGCGATGCCGCGCTCCTCGCAGAGACCGAGCAGCGGCTCCGACGCGCGGTCGAGGACGTTGTAGCGGTTCTGCACGGACGCGATCGGCACGAGGT includes:
- a CDS encoding MMPL family transporter, whose amino-acid sequence is MARNGVKGFAARAGGWSVRHRWAAVGIWVLFVVLAMGLGSAAGRVDVSDGDGLSGETGRAASIVEAADIDEPVGETVLVQSKDGELRATAPEFRRAVEDVVQAVEGTGAVTHVRSPYASASQTVSKDGRTALVQFDMRGDPETASDRIEPVLAAVAGVADDHDALRIEEIGGASMDKTFDDAFGDDFRRAEYSAVPVALGILLIAFGALVAALLPVALAITAIMATMGLMGVVSHLQPMSETADSVMLLVGLAVGVDYCLFYLRREREERMKGHDPQTALRVAAATSGRAIIVSGVTVCVAMAGMMFTGLAEFQAMGLASLIVVAVAMVGSVTVLPALLSLLGERVEKGRVPFLRRRNKGDGRGDSPEGSRLWQRVLTIVLARPAVSVVVAVGALVAIASPALGMKTQNLTLDQEFGDSLPIVATYDRVNEAFPGGSDPAEVVVKADDIDAPAVRSAIADFRARAVSSGASRGPVEVTVHARQNVAFIDVPLIGGSDQDQAEKSLALLRDQVRPDTLGKVDGVEAPITGQVAGSKDFNDQIVGSVVPVFVFVVVFAFLLMLLSFRSLTVAITSIALNLLSVGAAYGILVAVFQNGWGASLVGAEGVGAIISWLPLFLFVILFGLSMDYHVFVVSRIKEARLQGRTNTDAIRHGVVTTAGVVTSAAVIMVAVFAIFGTLSMQSFKQMGVGLAAAILIDATVIRGVLLPAVMALLGERNWYLPKWLERMPDLTHDEASDALTAPPHQEHREGEEARV
- a CDS encoding CDP-alcohol phosphatidyltransferase family protein, which gives rise to MPRDIPPLRDVRRITQKKRDAWWTVLLVDPIATPLVRVTARWTRVTPNQITWGALILGLGAAACFAMGDWRWLIAGAVVYHLSFVLDCMDGKVARLTGQGSVFGAWLDYIFDRVRVMACAVALMAGQYHRTDDLIYIWLAVVVVFLDGLRYINSLEIFKTRHTMRKQIKAGMRAARDAENEAGVAFMEDLLRANPDADVEQDLGGAAAAAQTGGDPAVTPRRQVVDLHQEFRSRFPVYLRARSFLLRHRIRTHLVSGIEFQMAVFIVGPLLDQVIGATVVAGALLLVFELAIVYKLLLSTRDFGRTLDSFEKDGLSTAA
- a CDS encoding aminoglycoside phosphotransferase family protein, with translation MDEARARDVLARAGVVEGPAAAAELIALGENAVFAAGDLVVKVGRSIEQAGPELLDRARRELAIASYLADHDVPAVRAAKAEPLLVDGHPVTVWHRIPAAVRPAEPRDLAELLTRVHALPAPTGFTLPRRELLGGVERWLRLAGDAIDPADADYLRERRDGFAAAAAALTPRLPVGPIHGDALPRNVHIGPDGPVLVDLETFSADLREHDLVVMALSRDRYGLPAEAYDGFVSAYGWDVREWDGCGVLRGARETASCAWVAQHAPSNPKALTEFRRRVASLRDGDPEVRWYPF
- a CDS encoding S8 family peptidase, with translation MATHQRARFGAVKLTAAIATAATAVGVTVLAGPFAQAAPAEGTVYGQGVEGAVSGSYIVLLDGRADTTAAKKDLAKEYGGTLKRNYDSAVNGFSVSGLSRTEAKRLAAAGGVDKVVQNKTFHIDATQDDPPSWGLDRIDQADTAGDNAYTYPDSAGEGATAYVIDTGVRVSHKDFGGRASYGFDAVDNDDSADDGNGHGTHVAGTIAGEAHGVAKKAKIVAVRVLDNEGSGTTEQVVAGIDWVTEHHQGPSVANMSLGGGVDEALDAAVQKSIASGVTYAVAAGNESSDAAQSSPARVPEAITVASSTKDDEQSDFSNYGSVVDLYAPGSDITSDWNTGDDATNTISGTSMATPHVVGAAAVYLAGHPDAAPADVAKALTDGATPDAITNASEGTANKLLKLTE
- a CDS encoding SAV2148 family HEPN domain-containing protein gives rise to the protein MSSGGLELPPGDDGHEGQDSQETASTDIPPGAVSLARPMDIGAQIGPELDWGTDAWREVRTRAQRAGRAYIWLNLVEQRLRAVVAAVLRPIYEPVNGDDWVVAAAGPAGQEWVQRAVAVREVSRRKGYLLDPADDNVLSFLTLPQLRELMVQHWPCFEPYFDDRRDVELALDELEVTRNVVSRNRALSETVLAQAERASSRLLDILRAGSDVPSARRLPVDAVEEMVGDRYADVVGVHSDRVRLLRQLPAEDLFGGARRLDAIGIGLNLLVQNFSGRRLMRLAESGCRTRLLFLNPASSAVKRRERELGIKRGELGRAVEMNILHMRRVRARLRDPAAFEIQVFDETPRFTAYLVDGDGSDGLAVVQSYLRRTRGMEAPVLVLRGGGRVVRAGASADTGENGLFVTYRDEFEQAWADGRPVS
- a CDS encoding DUF1697 domain-containing protein; this translates as MTQRTRPDRRTAQRYAALLRGINVGGNKKVPMAQLRPLVERLGCDDVRTYLQSGNVTFAADGGDEESWAAALTRAIADEFGFAVDVLVRDHAYLKAIVAACPFPAAELEGKQLHVTYFSEPVTEERFAAVDRATYAPEDFRIGDRALYLYAPDGLGRSRLAEQLSRPGLTKGLIATSRNWNTVVKLVELTSGT
- a CDS encoding 3'-5' exonuclease, with product MGWHRELLIGFDLETTGTDPREARIVTGAVIEVRDGAVLGHRQWLADPGVPIPDEAVAVHGISNERAAADGEPADRVADAIAEVLVGYWRTGVPVVAYNATFDLTLLSAELARHGLPSLRERLGGMDPAPVVDPYTIDRSVDRYRRGKRNLEAVCTEYGVTLAAAHDASADALAAALLARAIGERHAKVAALGVADLHRRQVEWYAEWAADFQSFLRRKGDAGAVVDPVWPVRILDLAVGG
- the mgt gene encoding macrolide-inactivating glycosyltransferase, yielding MTNPEHTTPAHIAMFSIAAHGHVNPSLEVIRELVARGHRVTYAIPHLFEEKIAETGAEPVLYRTTLPGPDDDPAAWGTTLLDNVEPFLDDAIQTLPQLIEAYEGDGGVGVPDLVIHDITSYPAGVLAHRWGVPAITLSPNLVAWEGYEEEVAKPMWAEPRQTPRGKAYFEKFDAWLKEYGVPKTADEFWGRYDRTLVLIPKALQPQADRVDEKKNTFVGACQGDRAAQGDWERPADAERVLLVSLGSSFTKQPDFYRECVKAFGDLPGWHVVLQVGKHVTEDDLGAVPANVEVRQWVPQLAVLKQADAFLTHAGAGGSQEGLATATPMVAVPQAVDQFGNADMLQGLGVARHVPMAEADAETLREAVLAMADDPEVARRLAVIQRDMAGEGGTKRAADLIEAELPG